One region of Glycine max cultivar Williams 82 chromosome 9, Glycine_max_v4.0, whole genome shotgun sequence genomic DNA includes:
- the LOC100305812 gene encoding uncharacterized protein LOC100305812, whose product MAPPQADLRKIGAEGFALIDKFYGPARRNSVNDAFHGRRGDRCWVVYNVSNDVMEDSAAIGMEATTGHFAAKSAMNYPKAGKPEIRYWGRPLKF is encoded by the coding sequence ATGGCACCTCCTCAGGCAGACCTAAGGAAGATCGGTGCAGAAGGCTTTGCTCTGATAGACAAGTTCTATGGTCCAGCAAGAAGGAACAGTGTCAATGATGCATTCCATGGGCGAAGAGGAGATCGTTGTTGGGTTGTTTATAATGTGTCTAATGATGTCATGGAAGATTCTGCTGCAATTGGCATGGAGGCAACAACTGGCCATTTTGCTGCGAAATCTGCTATGAATTATCCAAAGGCAGGTAAACCCGAAATTCGTTATTGGGGTAGAcccttaaaattttaa